The following nucleotide sequence is from Pedobacter sp. PACM 27299.
CACTATCGGTTAATATTCGCTCAAATTGCCCCGCAGCATCCAAAAACTCTCCATATAAACCAGAGGTTATCACTTGTGTTGGAACAATGGATTTTCTAAGGATATTACTATATGACGAACTTGAAAGTTTCCTTGCAGATGGTTTCATGGTGAGAAAGACAAAGCATTCATGTTCCATAAATTCCCGCTCATTAAAGAAAGCTTCACTACTCCTAGAAAGTACATCATTCCCTGCCCTTTCATAATCTGCCCGATATGCGCTTTCAAAAAACCAATCAGATTTATGAAAAACTGTATGTGGTAACAATACCCGTATGGCCTTTACCCAGCTTTGGTGATAATTCTCATAATCCCTGTTTGATAAAGTAAAAATCTCTGGTAACGTCAACCTGTAAGCAATCGTGATATCCCCATGCATGGAAATGATCGCATTGTGTTCCACTTTGTGAAGTGGGAAAATATTTGCTGCTTCTACCATGATTTCTTTTTATCTAAATGAATAGCTGAACTTTTTAACCCGGTAAATAACCTGCGGGAACGAAAGATCAAGCTTTTAGGTAAACCACGTTTTGCCATAAACTTCATCAACCCGTGCTCTCCAAACCGATGACTTAAACGAAAAACCATAAAAAACAATAGACTCCCCAAGCCCAGTATGATTGGTAAGATTCCTATTAATCCAATGCCCAGCAGGTACAATACAGCAAAACCAATCAGCAACAATACCAGGCCAATCGCCAGCCAGGCAATGTATTGCCCTTTTAGCCCACGGAATTCAATAGGTTTAGAAACCCCTTTATTAATATGATAGATGCTAGCCATGATTAAACCCCGAAAAAAGACTTTAAAACGGTAGCCACTACCACCAGAAAAATACAGGAACCAAACCAGGCAGAAGCCACTTTCGAAGTATCTGGCTCACCAGCATTCCATTTATTGAATACCTTGATTGCACCTACTAGGCCCACAACAGCGCCAATTGCATACATCAGGTTAGTCCCGGAATTGAAATAACTTTTGACCTCCGTGGTGGCCTGCTGAATACCTGCGGTACCACTTTGAGCGTAAAGTATCACGCTCTGCAACACATTTACGACACAAAGCACGATGGCCATTAGCCAGGAACTGGCCAGCATTTTCTTTTTAGAAGATGGATGAAAACTCATAAGGAAGTATTATAGATAGCGTGGATAAAGGACCTTGAATTGTTAATTGAAGAGCAAGGATAAATTACCCCGGGCTTGCAGCTGCTACCTGAGCAGTGAACCTGATCAAATCAGCACTAATAATGCTCATCCCTTCTGGTAGCCTACTCTTCCCCATTATTTCAGCTTCCCTATCGTCGGCTGTTTCCATATCCGCAGGAGATACCCCAACCTTTTTATCAGCTATAGCCGACCGTTGTAATGGTATACCGGACACCAAAAATTTAGAATTAAAAAAAACAGACAAATTCTTTCGGTAAAACAGCAACAAGACAGCCGCATACCATACAATAGAAAAGACAAGAAAAACAACCAGTACTCCCTGCCATGAAAAATGTTGTAGTATCATAGACCTTTACTTTTCCCGGCACCCCATTGTGCCGGGAATACAAAAGCAAAGGTTCAGAGATTACAAAACTTCATTTCCCATATGGGATAAATAGCCTACAAAAGGCCTCTTACGCTTCCCCAGTCATCCTCATCGTCCATCTTTTTTATAACCGAGTCACGCATCAGATCCAGAAACTGTGTCCTACTCAACCGCTTCCTGGATTTCATATTATCAAAACCTTTCTTAGGAACACCCAGATTTACCCCGAAAAATTCACCGAGTCCTTCAAAAAACTCCACGATGCCAATCTCTCCCTCATTAATCTGTTTGTTTAAATGAATGGCATGGGCAACCTCGATCAAATTGATTGTCTCACCGGTCCATTTAAAGGGTTTCCGTAATTTACCAAACCTGTCTATCGTGGTACTGGATAAGATAGGTTTAGGTTCAAGTTCATACAATAACGAGAGTAGGTCTGTTCGTAGCCGCTCATAAGCCATAATTCTGGCAAACAACTCTCCAGTTACTGTACTACCAGCAGACTCATAAGCTGGGACAACCGGAAGCAATACATTTTGAGAGTCTGCATTCTCCGTAAAAAATAAAGCATCAAGCTCCTGGCCTTTTAAAATGAAATACTTGTAATGAAAAGCATAAGCATCAAAAAAGCGGGCAATGCGCTGAAGTTCCCCCTGATAATGCCTTTTAAGCAAACACAAATTATCATGAGGTAACGTCAAACATACCAAGTGTTTTTCCTGGTAATAAATCAATAAACTTCTAAAACTAGGATATAAGTGTTTGTGGAAATTGATCTCCAAGACTGGATCATCAACAGGATGAAGAATCCTTAAATCTCCTAAAACGGAGATAACCTGTGACTCCTGCTCACGCAAAATAGCGGTTGGATGTCCTTTAGATTGTGAGAGGATTTTCAAGTCCTCCTCTAAAACTGTAAACGCTCTAAGCGCATTTTCATTCATGCCATCATTCATAGATATGTAGATTGATTAAGCCTGACTTGCCTGTTCACTGGCGACAACTTTTCACGGGGTCAGGTCATGATGGCTCAAAAATGTGCAATACAGCGACAGCACCCAATAAGGGAAAACCTTGATTTGAGTAAAATAAGGGTAAACCCTTACACACCAAGTTAGGACTCACCATCCTAATCTACTAGCAGATCGTATTAAAAAACAATTAAATTTTGATCGTGAAATAATTGAGCATATCAATATTATTCCTAGGCGCTCTACCTCGTTTTATTCACAAATGCAGTACGAAATTTGAAAGACTTAAACTCTGCTTGAAGCGACTCTAACTTAGAAAAGTAGAATAAAATGATATTCTATACGCCCCCCTGCAGAGATGATTCGTAGCCAGTTCCAAAAAAGAAATTAAAGTTATCATAATTATATGGGTCCTTAGGACAATCAGCTATGGCTGATCTATGGTCTCTAAAAGCTGGCATTACCCTAACAGTGATTTAATATTGTTTAGCTAGATTGAATCACATTTTTATTCACAAAATACACATCAGGTCTTAATTTAAAAAATAGCAAGCTACCTCATTTTTTTGAAGAGAGCCTTTCAATATGCACATTGATCATCTTCTCTTGATTGCTTTCGTCATGCTGCGAGAGAATCTCTTTGATAATGTGGTACTGTACATGATCAGGCAAAGAGGCGAATTTTTCATAAACTTCTGCATCTTTGAAACACTCTTTGAGGTCGCCTTCTAAGGCAAGTCGGTTGTCGGAGGTTTTATACATGGTCACCACAACTTCATTTCCCCCTTTTTTACCAATAGCTTTGCGTATTTCACTATTGATTGAAATACGCTTATCCTCTCCTTTCAACGGGGCAAGGTTTAAGTTTTTAAATTCATAATGATCAATATTGCCGGATACTTTTATAGAACCCCATTTACCACGGATATCCTTTGTCCCCGGTATAACCAAATGATAAGTCCAGGCTCCCTTACCGGGCACATGCTGAAGGATGAGTTTTTTGTTTTTGAGTAGTTCCATGGTTTTTTCAGGTATAGATAATCGTTCTTATTTGTTAACCATTATTATGTTCAGAAAATCGAACCACAAAAACCTTCCTTGCTAATGTTGGCAGCTATATCTTTTAATTAGAGAGTGCTTTCTACCTAATTATTGTAGAAAAGGTTTAAGTAAGTGAGAAAAAAAATATTTAGCCAGACAAAATATTAAACAGACGCAAGCCACGCAATATGTTTTTTAACTCTTAAAAACTTATTGATAAAGACCGATTTACATAAAACCCATAAGATAAAACTCTCTTGGTTGTTAATAATTCATAAATATATTCACTCTACCCTACTCTACATCGTTCCACCGGACTTCCAACAGTTCTTTCGGTTCAATTCCTAAACCTTTCGCAAGATCAATAATTGTAAGTAATGTAGGATTAATCTTTCCGTCCACATACCTTTTGATGTCACTATGTTCGACATTACAATTAGCTGCAATTTTACGATAAGAAAGTCCACTAGCTTCCTTTAATACTTCAAGCCTTTCTCCGAACCTCTTTAAATATTTATCTTCTTTCTCTCCCATGGTTATACTTTGGTATGAAAGGTCAGAGAAAACAGGAAAAACATTGTTGTGTTTTAACACAACAATTAGTATATTTGATATAACTAAAAAAAATGAATATGATTTAATAGATTTGCAGCATCATATTGAAATTAATTATGGTGCTCACATAAACCTCAAAATCCGCACAAAGCTTAGGAACTTTATGGACAAAACGAGGATAGGTGAGTGCCCGGAACCTTATTATATCTTAGGGAGCCGGGCCTACTTATGGTTTTGTCCAGGTGCTTCCCTCGGGTAGTATTTTCTGTTTGCAGAAGAACCGTCCTAAGCGGTCCGTTGTGCGGATAACCATCGGTAGCCCGGCTCCTTCAGGAGTCTAAAAACCCATTGGCTTGAGGTTTGGAATTAACCAAACTTATTTCAATGGAAACTATAAAATATCAACGTTTAAAAAGGAACAGTTACAATATCATTGATGTTGTATGGTCTAGATTTGATCAAGTTTTTTTATTCAAAAACTTGATCAAAGGTATAAGCCAATTAGCCATCCTCTTCCCACTTAAACCCAAAGCCCCTATTTGATCATCATACAGTACCGAATGCTTATTTCCTAAGAGATAAAACCTAACCATTTATCATTCCTAAAAACTGTATGAAAAAAACGATATACTTACTCGTAATGGCTTTGCTATGCCTAAATATTAAAGGAATTGCCCAGCAATTGACTGAACTGAAAGGACAAGTCACGAGTACATCAGGCAAACCATTAGCTGGTGCAACTATAAAAATCAAATCATTAACTACAATAGCAACAACGGATCAAAATGGGAATTTTACCCTAAAAACAAGTGCGGACAAAGGTAAGTTGACCATAAGCTTCCTTGGCTATCAAGACAAAGAGATCGCGTTTGAAACTAAAAAGTCAAAATACTTAAGCATAAACCTCCAAGAGTCTGAAAATGCTTTAGCCGAGGTTTCTATTGTTAGCACAGGGTATCAAAAAATCCCCAAAGAACGGGCAACAGGTAGTTTTAGTCAACCCAATAAAGAAGCATTTGAGAGCAGAATTAGCTCAGATGTTATTTCACGTTTGAAAGGGATTACAAGTGGATTGAATTTTAATTCCGGAGATACTGGTCCCAATCAAGGTAAGCCAGACCTAAGCATTCGGGGTAGAAGTACAATTTACTCAAATGACCAACCGCTAATTGTGGTTGACAATTTTCCATATAATGGAAACATAAATGACCTAAACCCACAAGATGTTGAATCAGTCAATATTCTAAAAGATGCCGCAGCCGCATCAATATGGGGCGTCAAAGCAGGAAATGGGGTGATTGTAATTACCACAAAAAAAGGCAAAAAGGATCAGGCCACCCAAATAGCTGCAGGGGCAAATGTTACCATTGGTGAAAAATCAAACTTATATTACGATCCCAACTTTTTATCCTCTGAAGAATACATAAACGTCCAACAATTTCTATTTAGAAATGGAAAGTATGATGCAGATCTTGTTGATCAAAGAAATTACCCTTCTATCCCAGCAGCTGTAGAAATTATGGCCGCTAGAAGGAACGGCACAATTTCCAAGCAGGATTCAATTAATGAAATAGGAAAGTTAAAAAATATTGATATACGTGATGGCCTGTACAAATACTATTACGTAAGCCCAATTAATCAACAATATTCAATAAACATCACTTCAGGTGCAAAGAATAATCAGTACTATTTTTCATCCGGATATGATAAGATTCAGACCGAGTTAAAAAGTATTTATAGCGATCGTATTACCATAAATTTTAATAATACTTATACCCCAATTGCTAAGCTCGAAATATCGACCCAATTCAATTACGTATC
It contains:
- a CDS encoding DUF4133 domain-containing protein, whose product is MASIYHINKGVSKPIEFRGLKGQYIAWLAIGLVLLLIGFAVLYLLGIGLIGILPIILGLGSLLFFMVFRLSHRFGEHGLMKFMAKRGLPKSLIFRSRRLFTGLKSSAIHLDKKKSW
- a CDS encoding DUF4134 domain-containing protein gives rise to the protein MAIVLCVVNVLQSVILYAQSGTAGIQQATTEVKSYFNSGTNLMYAIGAVVGLVGAIKVFNKWNAGEPDTSKVASAWFGSCIFLVVVATVLKSFFGV
- a CDS encoding RteC domain-containing protein, which gives rise to MNDGMNENALRAFTVLEEDLKILSQSKGHPTAILREQESQVISVLGDLRILHPVDDPVLEINFHKHLYPSFRSLLIYYQEKHLVCLTLPHDNLCLLKRHYQGELQRIARFFDAYAFHYKYFILKGQELDALFFTENADSQNVLLPVVPAYESAGSTVTGELFARIMAYERLRTDLLSLLYELEPKPILSSTTIDRFGKLRKPFKWTGETINLIEVAHAIHLNKQINEGEIGIVEFFEGLGEFFGVNLGVPKKGFDNMKSRKRLSRTQFLDLMRDSVIKKMDDEDDWGSVRGLL
- a CDS encoding DUF1905 domain-containing protein, whose translation is MELLKNKKLILQHVPGKGAWTYHLVIPGTKDIRGKWGSIKVSGNIDHYEFKNLNLAPLKGEDKRISINSEIRKAIGKKGGNEVVVTMYKTSDNRLALEGDLKECFKDAEVYEKFASLPDHVQYHIIKEILSQHDESNQEKMINVHIERLSSKK
- a CDS encoding helix-turn-helix domain-containing protein translates to MGEKEDKYLKRFGERLEVLKEASGLSYRKIAANCNVEHSDIKRYVDGKINPTLLTIIDLAKGLGIEPKELLEVRWNDVE